The following coding sequences lie in one Myxococcus xanthus genomic window:
- a CDS encoding tetratricopeptide repeat protein → MERNGREACPPELAAQLREVDRLRRSGRYTSALALARALAEAHPRQARVLLELAQTLAIWGGVPAEALEWYERVLALAPGHLTSRLHRALCLSRLGRHEDAVADFDALVAAGYRKALVLHMKRAEALEALGRVEAAERDWTLAIEEAPGNPWLLQQRAAARARLGRLDDAAKDLTEALASQTGDEVDPELLHARGVLRERQGDVDGARADFEAGLSAFREGDPPALLDALREGTMRKP, encoded by the coding sequence GTGGAGCGCAACGGCCGCGAAGCCTGTCCCCCGGAGCTGGCCGCCCAGCTGCGGGAGGTGGACCGCCTGCGACGAAGCGGGCGGTACACGTCCGCCCTCGCGCTCGCACGGGCGTTGGCGGAGGCCCATCCCCGCCAGGCGCGCGTGCTGCTGGAATTGGCGCAGACGCTGGCCATCTGGGGCGGCGTCCCCGCCGAGGCGCTGGAGTGGTACGAGCGCGTGCTGGCGCTGGCCCCCGGCCACCTCACCAGCCGGCTGCACCGTGCATTGTGCCTGTCGCGCCTGGGCCGCCATGAAGACGCGGTGGCGGACTTCGACGCGCTCGTCGCGGCGGGCTACCGCAAGGCCCTGGTGCTGCACATGAAGCGCGCCGAAGCATTGGAGGCGCTGGGCCGGGTTGAAGCGGCGGAGCGGGACTGGACGCTCGCGATTGAGGAGGCCCCGGGCAACCCGTGGCTGCTCCAGCAACGCGCCGCCGCTCGGGCCCGCTTGGGGCGGCTGGACGACGCGGCGAAAGACCTCACCGAGGCGCTCGCGTCCCAGACGGGCGACGAGGTGGACCCGGAGCTGCTGCACGCGCGCGGCGTGTTGCGTGAGCGGCAAGGTGACGTGGACGGTGCGCGCGCGGACTTCGAGGCGGGACTCTCCGCCTTCCGCGAGGGCGACCCGCCCGCGCTGCTGGACGCGCTTCGTGAAGGAACCATGCGCAAACCATGA